CGTGGTTTTGTGACGTAATGGCAATCTTCCCGGTCCGCAAGTCTTTTACAGGATGGTTGACACCGCGGTGTCCAAACCTCATCTTTTTCGTCCGTGCACCGGCGGCGAGTGCAATCAATTGATGGCCTAGGCAAATCCCGAAGATGGGGACTTTACCCATCAAATTTCTGACTGTTTCAATCGCATACGGAGCGTCCTTTGGGTCTCCCGGACCGTTGCTTAACATCACCCCGTGTGGGCTCCAGGACAAAATTTCCTCTGCAGTGGTTCTCGCCGGTACGACGATGACATCACAGTCGCGCGCCAGCAGAGACCGAACAACGCCCGACTTCATCCCAAAATCCAGCGCGACTATCCGCCTGTCTCCCCCTGGAGAGCGGTACGTTGTTTGCGTCGTCACGTGGTCAATCTGGTCCTTCTGCAGTGGCCTCTCCAAGTTCTGCAGCAACTCTTCGAGCGGTGTATCGAGGGTCGTCAAGACGGCTTTCATCGTACCTTCCGTCCGTATGAGTTTCGTGATTTTGCGTGTATCCACGCCAGAAATGCCGATGATGCCATTTTTTTTCAAGTAATCTGACAAGTTATCCAGACTGCGAAAGTGGCTTGGTACTTCGCTAAACTCCCGCACCACAAACCCGCGGACATGCGGCCCTCGAGATTCGACATCATCCACGTTAACCCCGTAGTTGCCAATGAGCGGATACGTCATTGTGACAATCTGGCCGTAATAGGATGGGTCGGTGAGAACCTCTTGGTAGCCTGTCATCCCGGTGTTGAACACAATTTCCCCGTATGATTCTCCAGAGCCTCCAAACGACTGCCCTTCGAAGACGTGACCGTCCTCTAGCACAAGCCGCGCTCTCTGCTGTTGCTCTGCCATCACTTGACCTCCCCGCTTTGGTAAATGACTTTCCCCTGCAACAAGGTCAGGTTCGAAAAACCACGTGCCTTCCATCCTGCAAAAGGTGTGTTGTTGCCTTTGGAAAAAAACTTGGTTGGGTCAATGGTGTGCGTCGTATCAAGATCGACGGCCGTAATGTCTGCCGGTCCACCAACTCGAACGACTCCTCCATCCAGGCCAAATGCGAAAGCCGGTTTGGTGCTCATTTTAAGCACCAGTTCTCGCAAGCTTAGAAGCCCTGGCTCCACCAGATGGGTGTAAAGCAACGGAAACACAGTCTCAATGCCCACCATTCCAAATGGCGCAGCTGACAGTGGCCTTGCCTTCTCCTCGTCACTATGTGGTGCGTGGTCAGTCGCTACAACATCTAGAGTCCCATCAAGAAAGCCGGCCAAGCAGGCTTGCCTGTCCGCTTCACTGCGCAGCGGTGGATTCACCTTGTAGAGTGAGTCTGCACGGTCGATGACGTCTTCTGACAGCAACAGATGGTGTGGAGTCACTTCGGCCGTCACGTGTACGCCCCGCTGTTTAGCCCAGCGAATCAGTGCCACTGCAGGCTCAACGCTGACATGACAAACATGGAGATGAGCTCCAGTTTGCTCGGCCAGCAGGATATCCCTAGCAATCATTGCCGATTCCGATTCACCGTGCTGAATGCTCACACCGTGACGGATAGCGGCTTCCTTATTAAAGACACCATCTCTCGCAATCGATTCGTCTTCCGCATGAATCGCAATCGGCAAGGAAAGTTTTTGGGCTTCGACGAATGCTTCACGCATCAGACCGCCATTTTGAACCCCTTTACCGTCATCTGACAGCGCGATGGCTCCGGCAGCTTTGAGGGCGGCGAAATCCGTCAACGTTTCGCCCGCCTCATTTTTCGTAATGCATGCGATGGGCAACACGCCTGCCGCACCGGCTTCAATTGCCTTGTCCCGGACGTACTTGACAAGTTCTGGCGTGTCTAGAGGCGGATTCGTGTTCGGCATACATGCAATTTTCGTAAACCCTCCTGCTGCTGCCGCCCGTGCGCCACTTTGAATCGTTTCTTTATGCTCAAACCCGGGTTCACGAAGATGCACGTGCAGGTCAATGAATCCCGGCAGCAAGACTTCACCATGCAATTCGATGATTTCGTCTGCACCCGGCAAGTCGGCTCCAATGGCAAGAATTACGCCAGACAGGTCATCTACAAGAATTTCTGTGTTTGTCAGGCTGCCGTCGGTCAAGTTGAGCAGCCGCCCGCCAATTAGCTTTCGTTTCACGAAATCCCCTCTTCCAACATGCTGTCCAAAACAGCCATCCGTATGAAAAGCCCATTTTCCGCCTGGCGGAAGTATGCTGCGCGCGGGTCGGAATCAAGTGCCGGATCGAGTTCACCAACGCGTGGCAGTGGATGCAAGATGCGAGCGTGTGCAGGGAGCAATTTGAGCTCGGTTTGGCCCAAGTGAAGCGCACTTGCCGCTTTTAGCGCAGCTTCGTCCTGCAGTCGTTCCGTCTGAATTCTGGTTTGATACACTGCGTCTGCGTGAGCAAGGGCGTCACGAAGGGACTCTGCCACTTGTACGTCCAGTCCGGCCAGCTTCAGGTACTCCAGCAAAGGTGCTGGCAACTCAAGTCCCGGCACCGGAAGCATGGTCACCTTCACGCCCGAGAACTGTGTGAGGAGGGTTAACAAGGAGTGTACTGTACGCCCGTAACGTAGGTCACCAAGTATGCTGATGGAAAGGTTGTCGACTTGACCTAGTTCCCGTTTGAGCGTGTACACATCAAGCAAAGCCTGAGTTGGGTGTTCTCCAGATCCGGTGCCAGCACTGACGACGGGCACCGGGCAAGCACTTGCAGCACGTCCCAAGGTGTCATTCTCGTGATGCCTTACGACAACAACGTCTGCATAGCTCCCGACAATGCGCAGGGTGTCTTCCAACCGCTCGCCTTTTTTGGCAGAGGAGTTCTCAAGTGCGTTTTCGGCGCCGACAACTTGTGCACCAATGCGCAGCGCCGCCGTTTCGAATGACAGTCTCGTCCGCGTACTAGGCTCATAGAACAGCGATGCCACGACTGCACCTTGATGTAACTGCATGACGTCCTTTCGCGAGCTCTCCCGCAGTAATTCCGCCTGTGAAATGTAGTATTCCACCTCGAGTCTGGAGAGTACGTCAACCGACACAAGGTCTCGTGCTGCCCTGTGAAAACCAGATGTCTTCCGAGGTCCTGCAGCTGTGTCTAGTGATGTCGTCTTAGGGCTGGCCAACAATCCAAACACCATCCTCTCCGTCGACTTCCATCAGGTGAACAGCAATCTTCTCATCTCTGGCCGTCGGCACGTTTTTTCCGACAAAATCCGCCCGAATCGGAAGCTCTCGGTGACCTCTGTCGATGAGAGCAGCAAACTGCACTGTCCGTGCCCTGCCTGTTGCCATCAACGCGTCTAGCGCAGCTCGAACGGTTCTACCCGTGTATAGCACGTCATCAACCAGCACGACGGTCTTCCCTGTCACCTCAAATCCCTGAATCGGCCGCCGCTCTGTGTTCTTTGCTACGTCGTCTCGAAACGGGCGGGAATCGAGGTGATAAACTTCCACCTTGGTTCCTTCAATGTCCATCAGCCGGTCTGCCAGACGGTCTGCCAGGCGTGCTCCTCGCGTGACAATACCTACCAAGACCACCCCGTCGAGGCCCTTGTTCTTTTCCAAAATCTCATGGGCCATGCGGGTGATGGAGCGGCGCATGGCGATACTATCCATAATCTGTGCCTTTGGATTCACGCTTCTC
The Alicyclobacillus curvatus genome window above contains:
- the carA gene encoding glutamine-hydrolyzing carbamoyl-phosphate synthase small subunit, which gives rise to MAEQQQRARLVLEDGHVFEGQSFGGSGESYGEIVFNTGMTGYQEVLTDPSYYGQIVTMTYPLIGNYGVNVDDVESRGPHVRGFVVREFSEVPSHFRSLDNLSDYLKKNGIIGISGVDTRKITKLIRTEGTMKAVLTTLDTPLEELLQNLERPLQKDQIDHVTTQTTYRSPGGDRRIVALDFGMKSGVVRSLLARDCDVIVVPARTTAEEILSWSPHGVMLSNGPGDPKDAPYAIETVRNLMGKVPIFGICLGHQLIALAAGARTKKMRFGHRGVNHPVKDLRTGKIAITSQNHGYMVDSDSLADTDLTLSHVNQNDGSVEGLIHRYLPVFCVQYHPEARPGPDDSDYLFDDFMTMVDDYRQGRWSPYAEEN
- a CDS encoding dihydroorotase, encoding MKRKLIGGRLLNLTDGSLTNTEILVDDLSGVILAIGADLPGADEIIELHGEVLLPGFIDLHVHLREPGFEHKETIQSGARAAAAGGFTKIACMPNTNPPLDTPELVKYVRDKAIEAGAAGVLPIACITKNEAGETLTDFAALKAAGAIALSDDGKGVQNGGLMREAFVEAQKLSLPIAIHAEDESIARDGVFNKEAAIRHGVSIQHGESESAMIARDILLAEQTGAHLHVCHVSVEPAVALIRWAKQRGVHVTAEVTPHHLLLSEDVIDRADSLYKVNPPLRSEADRQACLAGFLDGTLDVVATDHAPHSDEEKARPLSAAPFGMVGIETVFPLLYTHLVEPGLLSLRELVLKMSTKPAFAFGLDGGVVRVGGPADITAVDLDTTHTIDPTKFFSKGNNTPFAGWKARGFSNLTLLQGKVIYQSGEVK
- the pyrB gene encoding aspartate carbamoyltransferase — protein: MSVDVLSRLEVEYYISQAELLRESSRKDVMQLHQGAVVASLFYEPSTRTRLSFETAALRIGAQVVGAENALENSSAKKGERLEDTLRIVGSYADVVVVRHHENDTLGRAASACPVPVVSAGTGSGEHPTQALLDVYTLKRELGQVDNLSISILGDLRYGRTVHSLLTLLTQFSGVKVTMLPVPGLELPAPLLEYLKLAGLDVQVAESLRDALAHADAVYQTRIQTERLQDEAALKAASALHLGQTELKLLPAHARILHPLPRVGELDPALDSDPRAAYFRQAENGLFIRMAVLDSMLEEGIS
- the pyrR gene encoding bifunctional pyr operon transcriptional regulator/uracil phosphoribosyltransferase PyrR: MNPKAQIMDSIAMRRSITRMAHEILEKNKGLDGVVLVGIVTRGARLADRLADRLMDIEGTKVEVYHLDSRPFRDDVAKNTERRPIQGFEVTGKTVVLVDDVLYTGRTVRAALDALMATGRARTVQFAALIDRGHRELPIRADFVGKNVPTARDEKIAVHLMEVDGEDGVWIVGQP